The genomic interval cactgcaatgtgcacaaccccGCAGTGCAATGTGCACAAACCCCGCAGTGCAATGTGCACAACCCCGCAGTGCAATGtgcacaaccccgcactgcaatgtgcacaaccccgcactgcaatgtgcacaaccccgcactgcaatgtgcacaaccccgcactgcaatgtgcacaaccccgcactgcaatgtgcacaaccccgcactgcaatgtgcacaaccccgcactgcaatgtgcacaaccccgcactgcaatgtgcacaaaccccgaactgcaatgtgcacaaaccccgcactgcaatgtgcacaaccccgcactgcaatgtgcacaaaccccgcactgcaatgtgcacaaccccgcactgcaatgtgcacaaaccccgcactgcaatgtgcacaaaccccgcactgcaatgtgcacaaccccgcactgcaatgtgcagAAACCCCGCAGTGCAATGTGCAGaaaccccgcactgcaatgtgcacaaccccGAACTGCAATGTGCAGAAACCCCGAACTGCAATGTGCACAACGccgcactgcaatgtgcacaaccccgcactgcaatgtgcacaaccccgcactgcaatgtgcacaaaccccacactgcaatgtgcacaaacCCCGCACTGCCATGTGCACAACCCCGCACTGCCATGTGTACGAACGGTTTCAGCATAAACAGACATTGATCTGATCGGCACAAGCCTGCTTATCCCTGTTGTCCTACGTGGACTGTGCACCTTTATGTGCAGTGTGCACCTTTATGTGCAGTGTGCACCTTTATGTGCAGTGTGCACCTTTATGTGCAGTGTGCACCTTTATATGCAGTGTGCACCTTTATATGCAGTGTGCACCTTTATGTGCAGTGTGCACCTTTATATGCAGTGTGCACCTTTATGTGCAGTGTGCACCTTTATGTGCAGTGTGcactttttaataaagtgtagCGTGACAGTAACAGACTGGCCCATggtctctgtccctcccacttCAGGTGTGCACAGTCTGTCTCTAGCACCACAGAGGGACTAAGGGGACCCGTGATCCATCAGGACACCCCTCTGCTTACAGGGTGACGGAGACAGGAGGGGACGTTGGTGACGGAGACAGGAGGTGACGTTGGTGACAGTGCAATGTATTATTCACAGTGTGTTTCTCCCCTGCAGGCTCCGTGAGCTCCAGTCAGCACGGACATGGACCCCCTCATGTAATGCCCATGGGGATGCAGCTGGTGAATAACGACCTGTCCCAGTGCTATCAAAGAGATGCCAGCTGCTGGGACACGTGCAGCTCCAACAACCTCCAGGGAACGCCGTCAAGGAACTCTCCGGAGAAAGCCAATCAGTCTGAGCGGGATCCCAGCGATATCACCAGCATCATCGCACATCTCCGGAGCCTGGCAACCGAGACCTCAAACAGCTGTGCCAGGCCTGACATGTGCACCACAGGGAGTCCAGGCCCGTGCATGGACAGAGAGGCAGGGACCTCAGAGAACCTCGAGAGGCTACAAGATAAGAGGAGTACTGGACATAATACAAACACCAACCCAACAGATGGTCCAGATAACTGCACCGAAAACCAGATGGATTTCCGAGTGAGCATGGGAAGCGAGATGGCAGAGGGACAGTATTCGTTTCCCAATGTTGAGTTAAGCTACAAGGGGAAATCAAACTCAAAGACCTATATCTGTTCTGACTGTGGAAAGAGTTGCCCATGTCGATCAGCTTATATCAGGCATCAGAGAatccacacaggagagaagccctACACCTGCAccgaatgtgggaaaagcttcatccAGAGCTCGGATTATAACAACCACCTGAGGTCCCACACGGGAGAGAAGCCATACACCTGTGCTGAGTGCGGGAAGTGCTTCAGCCGCAGCACTTACCTGGTGACCCACACCAGGACGCACACTAAGGAGAAGCCGTACATGTGTAATGTGTGCGGGAAAAGCTTTGTCCAGCACTCACACATGGCATTACACCTACGGATCCACAGCGGGGAGAAGCCTTATATCTGCATCGAATGTGGGAATAGCTTCAGTCGCAGCTCAACCCTGGTCAAGCATAAGAAATCTCACCGGAGGAGAACTCTGCACATGTGCAAGAAAAAGAACGAGGAGGAAATCCCCTGCAACTTCACACAGAATAACCCGCCCACCTGGGGTGGCTGCATCAATGGGAGGGACCTGGAGGAATACCCCTCGCCCCCTGCAGTACCGGAGGTCAAGTCGGAAACTGATGAGGCATTGCAGTGTCACCAGCGATTGGGGAGCTGTCGCAAACGGTACCGGGGGGGTAAGAAAATCGCACGGAAACCCATCCGAATCACGCTGGAAAAATATCGTATATATGAGAGGGGCCCCGGGGAGCACGCGGGAGGCTTTTCGCACCACCGGAAGTTCTTATGGAAGAAGAAATCCCCGTGCGCCAGTAATGAGACAAGCGTGAGTGAGAGCGTAGGACACGGTGACACCGAAACATCGAACCACTCTCTGGAGAGAGGGACAAGTCCGATGAAGGACATCGGGAGTCCCAAAAAAGAGAACGTTTCTCCATGTTCTGAAAGTGATAACAGTATGAGTGAGAACACGGAGAATTTTAACCCAGAGCCACAATACTCTTCCCCAGAGAACGAGCAGTGCAGCTCCAAGGACACGCCGATGAACAGCACAGAAACACTGTATGCTTCCGCCAAGACCGAGACTGCCAGGGAGGACGCTGCAGACTCGCTGTACACATATGCCAATAGTAACCCCACTGATTATAGCGATATGTATAACAGTACTTATATAGGTGCAGATAACACAGACGGCTTCAACGGGGAGATGGCACTGAAATCGCTGCAGAGGCCACGCACAAAGGAGTCCTCTTATATCTGTAGTTACTGCGGGAAGGGCTGCCCATGTAAGTCTGCATTCCTCCGTCACCAGAGAatccacacaggagagaagccctATTCCTGCAccgaatgtgggaaaagcttcatccAGAGCTCGGATTATAACAACCACCTGAGGTCCCACACGGGGGAGAAGCCATACACCTGCGCTGAGTGCGGGAAGTGCTTCAGCCGCAGCACCTATTTAGTGACACACCACAGAACACACACTAAGGAGAAACCCTACACCTGCATCGAGTGCGGTAAGAGCTTCATCCAACACTCGCACCTCGCAATACACCTGCGGATCCACAGCGGGGAGAAGCCCTACACCTGCGCCGAGTGTGGGAAACGCTTCAGCCGGAGCTCCACGCTCGTTAAGCACCAGAAGTCCCACAGCAAGAAGAACATAGACTGGGCAGCAAGCGGAGACGCCACTTCAACTGGGTCCCAGGTGCCCCGCCAAGGGACCCTATAACAGACCCTAGTTACATGCAAAACCCAAAGCTTTCATTGGCTTAACAGATGTCTTATGTGACTGTAATATTGTTAACTCCTTCAGGGCTAGCAATGTTCGGCTGTGCATGTTTTATGCTATTGCTTTGCAAAGTAACGCAcagccctctggcagtgaaagtgtTAAAGGTGCAGATCCATACAAAGGAAATGTCCTATAAATTCTCCTTTCCATTGTAATAACCCCACACATCAttgtgagacccccccccccacacatcattgtgagaccccccccccacacatcattgtgagacccccccccccccacacatcattgtgagacccccccccccacacataattgtgagaccccccccacacatcattgtgagatcccccccccacacacatcattgtgagaccccccacacatcattgtgagatcccccccacacacatcattgtgagatccccccacacatcattgtgagacccccccccacacatcattgtgagaccccccccccacacatcattgtgagacccccccccacacataattgtgagaccccccccacacatcattgtgagatcccccccccacacacatcattgtgagacccccccacacatcattgtgagatccccccccccacacacatcattgtgagatccccccccacacatcattgtgagatcccccccacacatcattgtgagatcccccccccacacatcactgtgagatctcccccccacacacatcattgtgagatcccccccacacatcattgtgagatccccccccacacatcattgtgagatccccccacacacatcattgtgagatcccccccacacatcattgtgagatcccccccacacatcactgtgagatctcccccccacacacatcattgtgagatctcccccccacacacatcattgtgagatccccccccacacatcattgtgagatcccccccacacatcattgtgagatcccccccacacatcattgtgagatcccccccacacatcattgtgagatcccccccacacatcattgtgagaccccccccccacacatcattgtgagacccccccacacatcattgtgagatccccccccacacatcattgtgagatccccccacacacatcattgtgagatcccccccacacatcattgtgagatcccccccacacatcactgtgagatctcccccccacacacatcattgtgagatctcccccccacacacatcattgtgagatccccccccacacatcattgtgagatcccccccacacatcattgtgagatcccccccacacatcattgtgagatcccccccacacaacattgtgagatcccccccacacatcattgtgagacccccccccacacatcattGTGAGACCCCCCCACACATCATTGTGAGATCCCCCCACACATCATTGTcagaccccccccacacatcattgtgagatccccccacacacatcattgtgagaccccccccacacacatcattgtgagatcccccccacacatcattgtgagatcccccccacacatcattgtgagatccccccacacatcattgtgagatccctccccacacatcattgtgaaatcccccccacacatcattgtgagatcccccccccccacacatcattgtgagatcccccccccacacacatcattgtgagacccccccacacatcattgtgagatccccccccccacacacatcattgtgagatccccccccacacatcattgtgagatcccccccacacatcattgtgagatcccccccccacacatcactgtgagatctcccccccacacacatcattgtgagatcccccccacacatcattgtgagatccccccccacacatcattgtgagatccccccacacacatcattgtgagatcccccccacacatcattgtgagatcccccccacacatcactgtgagatctcccccccacacacatcattgtgagatctcccccccacacacatcattgtgagatccccccccacacatcattgtgagatcccccccacacatcattgtgagatcccccccacacatcattgtgagatcccccccacacatcattgtgagatcccccccacacatcattgtgagacccccccccccacacatcattgtgagacccccccccccacacatcattgtgagacccccccacacatcattgtgagatccccccccacacatcattgtgagatccccccacacacatcattgtgagatcccccccacacatcattgtgagatcccccccacacatcactgtgagatctcccccccacacacatcattgtgagatctcccccccacacacatcattgtgagatcccccccacacatcattgtgagatcccccccacacatcattgtgagatcccccccacacatcattgtgagatcccccccacacatcattgtgagatcccccccacacatcattgtgagacccccccacacatcactgtgagatctcccccccacacacatcattgtgagatctcccccccacacatcattGTGAGATCCCCCCACACATCATTGTcagaccccccccacacatcattgtgagatccccccacacacatcattgtgagaccccccccacacacatcattgtgagatcccccccacacatcattgtgagatcccccccacacatcattgtgagatccccccacacatcattgtgagatccctccccacacatcattgtgaaatcccccccacacatcattgtgagatcccccccccacacatcactgtgagatcccccccacacatcattgtgagattcccccccccacatcactgtgagatcccccccacacatcattgtgagatcccccccacacatcattgtgagatcccccccccacatcattgtgagattccccccccacacatcattgtgagatcccccccctacacatcattgtgagattctcccccccacacatcattgagagatccccccccacacatcattgtgagatcccccccccacacatcattgtgagatccccccacacacatcattgtgagatccccccacacacatcattgtgagatcccccccacacatcattgtgagatccccccacacacatcattgtgagatcccccccacacatcattgtgagatccccccacacatcattgtgagatccccccacacatcattgtgagatccccccacacatcattgtgagacccccccacacatcattgtgagatcccccccacacatcattgtgagatcccccccacacacatcattgtgagaccccccccccacacacatcattgtgagatccccccccacacatcattgtgagatcccccccacacatcattgtgagatcccccccacacatcattgtgcgatccccctccccacacatcattgtgagatcccccccacacatcattgtgaaatcccccccacacatcattgtgagatccccccccacacatcactgtgagatcccccccacacatcattgtgagattccccccccccacatcactgtgagatcccccccacacacacatcattgtgagattccccccccccacatcactgtgagatcccccccacacatcattgtgagatccccccacacatcattgtgagatccccctccccacacatcactgtgagatcccccccacacatcactgtgagatcccccccacacatcattgtgagatccccccacacatcattgtgagatcccgccacacatcattgtgagatccccccccacacacacatcactgtgagatCCCGCGAGATCCTGCTGTCATTTACTAATGAAATATGGCTGTAAAAATAAAACTAAAGTAAACACTTATATGTGGTGGTGCTGTTATTAATGTCCCAAACCTGCTATatgtcttccccctcctccccctcctccccctcctctccctcctctccctcctccccctcctctccctcctccccctcctctccctcctccccctcctctccctcctccccctcctctccctccccccctcctctccctcctccccctcctctccctcctccccctcctctccctcttccccctcgtccccctcctctccctcctcctccccctcctctccctcttccccctcctccccctcctttccctcctctccctcctccctcctccccctcctctccctcctccccctcctcctccccctcctccccctcctccccctcctctccctcctccccctcctctccccctctccctcctccccctcctctccctcctccccctcctctccctcccccccctcctctccctcctctccctcctccccctcctcactgtgtGTTCAGATATATTTCTTTTGATGAATCATTTGCAAGCGACTTAAAATGACAGCCAGAACAAATTCATAGTGTGCGCCGGGAACGTGGCATGCACTGCGCCTGCTCGgtacatagtgagtgtgtgccgGGAACGTGGCATGCACTACGCCTGCTCGgtacatagtgagtgtgtgccgGGAACGTGGCATGCACTGCGCCTGCTCGGTACATAGTGTGTGTGCCGGGAACATGGCATGCACTGCGCCTGCTCGGTACATAGTGTGTGTGCGCCGGGAACGTGGCATGCACTGCGCCTGCTCGGCACATAGTGTGTGTGCGCCGGGAACGTGGCATGCACTGCGCCTGCTCGGTACATAGTGTGTGCGCCGGGAACGTGGCATGCACTACGCCTGCTCGgtacatagtgagtgtgtgccgGGAACGTGGCATGCACTGCGCCTGCTCGGTACATAGTGTGTGTGCCGGGAACATGGCATGCACTGCGCCTGCTCGGTACATAGTGTGTGTGCGCCGGGAACGTGGCATGCACTGCGCCTGCTCGGCACATAGTGTGTGTGCGCCGGGAACGTGGCATGCACTGCGCCTGCTCGGTACATAGTGTGTGCGCGCCGGGAACGTGGCATGCACTGCGCCTGCTCGGTACATAGTGAGTGTGCGCCGGGAACGTGGCATGCACTGCGTCTGCTCGGCACATAGTGTGTGTGCCGGGAACGTGGCATGCACTGTGCCTGCTCGGTACATATTGTGTGTGTGCCGGGAACGTGGCATGCACTACGCCTGCTcggtacatagtgtgtgtgtgccgggAACGTGGCATGCACTGCGCCTGCTCGGTACATAGTGTGTGTGCGCCGGGAACGTGGCATGCACTGCGCCTGCTCGGTACATAGTGTGTGTGCGCCGGGAACGTGGCATGCACTGCGCCTGCTCGGCACATAGTGTGGGTGTGCCAGGAACGTTGCAGGCACTGCGCCTGCTCGgtacatagtgagtgtgtgccgGGAACGTGGCATGCACTGCGCCTGCTCGGTACATAGTGTGTGTGCCGGGAACGTGGCATGCACTGCGCCTGCTcggtacatagtgtgtgtgtgccgggAACGTGGCATGCACTGCGCCTGCTCGGTACATAGTGTGTGTGCCGGGAACGTGGCATGCACTGCGCCTGCTcggtacatagtgtgtgtgtgccgggAACGTGGCATGCACTGCGCCTGCTCGGCACATAGTGTGTGCCAGGAACGTTGCATGCACTGCGCCTGCTCGGTACATAGTGTGTGCCAGGAACGTTGCATGCACTGCGCCTGCTCGgtacatagtgagtgtgtgccgGGAACGTGGCATGCACTGCGCCTGCTCGGCACATAGTGTGTGCCAGGAACGTTGCATGCACTGCGCCTGCTCGgtacatagtgagtgtgtgccgGGAACGTGGCATGCACTACGCCTGCTCGgtacatagtgagtgtgtgccgGGAACGTGGCATGCACTGCGCCTGCTCGGTACATAGTGTAATGGAAcgaaatcaggggagcgtcagtacctggaaaaaatatatacaaactaccatagtgtatactgctaataaacaaaacatataatacggtagggctccaaggagcaacagGGAGCTGGATTAGGTATATAGTCCAAAACAGCATATAATTAGGGAGAAcgatatcccagaagagagacacagagtcaaggataaaaagccatataaaatttatccggaaatggtaaaagtcaaggcttacaagataccggagtataacaggcgtgggtaacaggttagagatggaacgccgagtcgcgacctcgtggacctcctgcacgtctgTCTCCTCTGCCGGTATCAGTCCTGTGCTGCAggctggatgccgatacgtcacttccgggttgcacggaacagttggcgccaccggaacatcagctggagactgtctccctcaggatatcacgttgagggttacgctctacgcgtttcgccgtatagggtggacggcttcgtcaggagtgacgtagACCCTTAGGGGGATACTATTTATACCCTTCCCAATGAAAATGACCTTTCTCCCTATAGGTCACAATGTATGATGGTCTAATTAATTGGGTAATATGTTTACTCTCACCGCTATAACAGATC from Ascaphus truei isolate aAscTru1 chromosome 2 unlocalized genomic scaffold, aAscTru1.hap1 SUPER_2_unloc_1, whole genome shotgun sequence carries:
- the LOC142473256 gene encoding uncharacterized protein LOC142473256 isoform X2; its protein translation is MAADGRRGADPPAVQSEIVSMIEQGARTCSGGHQVSETSGAATSIASGSVSSSQHGHGPPHVMPMGMQLVNNDLSQCYQRDASCWDTCSSNNLQGTPSRNSPEKANQSERDPSDITSIIAHLRSLATETSNSCARPDMCTTGSPGPCMDREAGTSENLERLQDKRSTGHNTNTNPTDGPDNCTENQMDFRVSMGSEMAEGQYSFPNVELSYKGKSNSKTYICSDCGKSCPCRSAYIRHQRIHTGEKPYTCTECGKSFIQSSDYNNHLRSHTGEKPYTCAECGKCFSRSTYLVTHTRTHTKEKPYMCNVCGKSFVQHSHMALHLRIHSGEKPYICIECGNSFSRSSTLVKHKKSHRRRTLHMCKKKNEEEIPCNFTQNNPPTWGGCINGRDLEEYPSPPAVPEVKSETDEALQCHQRLGSCRKRYRGGKKIARKPIRITLEKYRIYERGPGEHAGGFSHHRKFLWKKKSPCASNETSVSESVGHGDTETSNHSLERGTSPMKDIGSPKKENVSPCSESDNSMSENTENFNPEPQYSSPENEQCSSKDTPMNSTETLYASAKTETAREDAADSLYTYANSNPTDYSDMYNSTYIGADNTDGFNGEMALKSLQRPRTKESSYICSYCGKGCPCKSAFLRHQRIHTGEKPYSCTECGKSFIQSSDYNNHLRSHTGEKPYTCAECGKCFSRSTYLVTHHRTHTKEKPYTCIECGKSFIQHSHLAIHLRIHSGEKPYTCAECGKRFSRSSTLVKHQKSHSKKNIDWAASGDATSTGSQVPRQGTL
- the LOC142473256 gene encoding uncharacterized protein LOC142473256 isoform X1 gives rise to the protein MAEGSLHGRDDGEFDLDLFFFGADPPAVQSEIVSMIEQGARTCSGGHQVSETSGAATSIASGSVSSSQHGHGPPHVMPMGMQLVNNDLSQCYQRDASCWDTCSSNNLQGTPSRNSPEKANQSERDPSDITSIIAHLRSLATETSNSCARPDMCTTGSPGPCMDREAGTSENLERLQDKRSTGHNTNTNPTDGPDNCTENQMDFRVSMGSEMAEGQYSFPNVELSYKGKSNSKTYICSDCGKSCPCRSAYIRHQRIHTGEKPYTCTECGKSFIQSSDYNNHLRSHTGEKPYTCAECGKCFSRSTYLVTHTRTHTKEKPYMCNVCGKSFVQHSHMALHLRIHSGEKPYICIECGNSFSRSSTLVKHKKSHRRRTLHMCKKKNEEEIPCNFTQNNPPTWGGCINGRDLEEYPSPPAVPEVKSETDEALQCHQRLGSCRKRYRGGKKIARKPIRITLEKYRIYERGPGEHAGGFSHHRKFLWKKKSPCASNETSVSESVGHGDTETSNHSLERGTSPMKDIGSPKKENVSPCSESDNSMSENTENFNPEPQYSSPENEQCSSKDTPMNSTETLYASAKTETAREDAADSLYTYANSNPTDYSDMYNSTYIGADNTDGFNGEMALKSLQRPRTKESSYICSYCGKGCPCKSAFLRHQRIHTGEKPYSCTECGKSFIQSSDYNNHLRSHTGEKPYTCAECGKCFSRSTYLVTHHRTHTKEKPYTCIECGKSFIQHSHLAIHLRIHSGEKPYTCAECGKRFSRSSTLVKHQKSHSKKNIDWAASGDATSTGSQVPRQGTL